Proteins encoded within one genomic window of Hevea brasiliensis isolate MT/VB/25A 57/8 chromosome 8, ASM3005281v1, whole genome shotgun sequence:
- the LOC110667549 gene encoding tobamovirus multiplication protein 1 encodes MAWSLRTKSFEIGDRWIYYSGKRVHWWDEIDESEEWQRGIFYFLSASYALVSITALVQLFRIQLRVPEYGWTTQKVFHLMNFIVNGLRAILFGLYKDVFLIRPKALEIVLLDLPSLLFFSTYTLLVLFWAEIYHQARSLPIDKLRPSYYIINGLVYFTQACIWIYMRLSGSPAGEEVAKLFFSVISFCTALGFLIYGGRLFVMLSRFPIESRGRQKKLHEVGCVTGICCTCFLIRCFMVAVSAFNKKADLAVLTHPLLNLIYYMVVEIVPSALVLFILRKLPPKRISDQYHPIR; translated from the exons ATGGCATGGAGTTTGAGAACTAAAAGTTTTGAGATTGGAGATAGATGGATTTATTACAGTGGAAAAAGAGTCCATTGGTGGGATGAGATCGATGAGTCAGAAGAATGGCAAAGAGGCATTTTCTATTTCTTGTCTGCATCTTATGCATTGGTCTCCATCACTGCCCTG GTACAACTTTTTCGTATCCAATTGAGAGTACCAGAATATGGGTGGACGACGCAAAAGGTTTTCCACTTGATGAATTTTATTGTGAATGGAT TGAGGGCTATCCTTTTTGGTCTATACAAGGATGTGTTTCTCATTAGACCAAAG GCCCTTGAAATTGTGCTTTTGGATCTTCCTAGTCTTCTATTCTTTTCAACATATACATTACTAGTGCTCTTTTGGGCTGAGATATATCACCAG GCAAGAAGCCTTCCCATTGATAAACTCAGGCCCTCTTATTATATCATCAATGGACTCGTATACTTCACACAG GCATGCATCTGGATATACATGAGATTAAGCGGAAGTCCTGCTGGGGAGGAAGTAGCAAAACTCTTCTTTTCAG TTATTTCATTTTGCACTGCTCTGGGATTCTTGATATATGGTGGCAG GTTGTTTGTCATGCTGAGCCGATTCCCCATTGAATCTAGAGGTCGTCAAAAGAAGCTTCATGAG GTTGGCTGTGTGACAGGAATTTGTTGTACTTGTTTTTTGATAAGATGTTTTATG GTTGCCGTCTCAGCCTTCAACAAGAAAGCTGATCTTGCTGTCTTAACTCATCCCCTTCTTAATCTCATCTATTACATG GTGGTGGAGATTGTGCCATCTGCTCTGGTGCTCTTCATCTTGCGGAAGCTGCCCCCAAAGCGCATCTCTGATCAATATCACCCCATAAGATAA
- the LOC110667550 gene encoding probable protein phosphatase 2C 9 isoform X1 → MGNLCCFNSVFNQVVGGRSSCSSGKGRSHQGPAKYGFSLVKGKANHPMEDYHVAKFVKIQGHVIGLFAIYDGHLGDSVPAYLQKNLFNNILKDEEFWTDPSKSISKAYEKTDQAILSHSHDLGRGGSTAVTAILINGQKLWIANVGDSRAVLSRRGQAVQMTTDHEPNTERGSIENKGGFVSNIPGDVARVNGQLAVSRAFGDKNLKSHLRSDPDIQNTVIDSDAEILILASDGLWKVMSNQEAVDIARKTKDPEKAAKQLAAEAVKRDSKDDISCIVVRFKG, encoded by the exons ATGGGTAATTTATGTTGCTTCAATTCTGTCTTTAATCAG GTTGTAGGAGGACGATCTTCATGTAGCTCTGGCAAGGGCAGGAGCCATCAGGGCCCTGCTAAATATGGCTTTAGCCTAGTAAAAGGGAAAGCAAATCATCCAATGGAGGATTATCATGTTGCAAAGTTTGTTAAGATCCAAGGACATGTGATTGGACTTTTTGCTATATATGATGGGCATTTAGGAGATAGTGTACCTGCCTATCTTCAGAAGAACTTGTTTAACAATATCTTAAAGGAT GAAGAGTTTTGGACAGATCCTAGCAAGTCCATATCAAAAGCATATGAGAAGACTGACCAGGCTATTCTCTCGCATAGTCATGACttgggaaggggtggatcaacgGCTGTCACTGCAATTCTGATAAATGGCCAGAAGTTATGGATTGCAAATGTTGGAGATTCTCGAGCAGTTCTTTCAAGAAGAGGGCAAGCAGTACAGATGACAACTGATCATGAGCCAAACACTGAGCGGGGTAGCATTGAGAACAAAGGCGGTTTTGTCTCAAACATCCCAG GAGACGTTGCAAGAGTGAACGGCCAGTTGGCAGTTTCTCGAGCTTTTGGAGATAAGAACCTCAAATCACACTTGCGATCTGACCCTGACATCCAGAACACTGTTATTGACTCAGATGCTGAGATTCTCATCCTTGCTAGTGATGGTCTATGGAAG GTCATGTCTAATCAAGAAGCAGTTGATATAGCAAGAAAGACAAAAGACCCAGAAAAGGCAGCCAAGCAACTAGCAGCAGAGGCAGTGAAAAGAGACAGTAAGGATGACATCTCCTGCATTGTAGTTCGCTTCAAGGGGTAA
- the LOC110667550 gene encoding probable protein phosphatase 2C 9 isoform X2 produces the protein MEDYHVAKFVKIQGHVIGLFAIYDGHLGDSVPAYLQKNLFNNILKDEEFWTDPSKSISKAYEKTDQAILSHSHDLGRGGSTAVTAILINGQKLWIANVGDSRAVLSRRGQAVQMTTDHEPNTERGSIENKGGFVSNIPGDVARVNGQLAVSRAFGDKNLKSHLRSDPDIQNTVIDSDAEILILASDGLWKVMSNQEAVDIARKTKDPEKAAKQLAAEAVKRDSKDDISCIVVRFKG, from the exons ATGGAGGATTATCATGTTGCAAAGTTTGTTAAGATCCAAGGACATGTGATTGGACTTTTTGCTATATATGATGGGCATTTAGGAGATAGTGTACCTGCCTATCTTCAGAAGAACTTGTTTAACAATATCTTAAAGGAT GAAGAGTTTTGGACAGATCCTAGCAAGTCCATATCAAAAGCATATGAGAAGACTGACCAGGCTATTCTCTCGCATAGTCATGACttgggaaggggtggatcaacgGCTGTCACTGCAATTCTGATAAATGGCCAGAAGTTATGGATTGCAAATGTTGGAGATTCTCGAGCAGTTCTTTCAAGAAGAGGGCAAGCAGTACAGATGACAACTGATCATGAGCCAAACACTGAGCGGGGTAGCATTGAGAACAAAGGCGGTTTTGTCTCAAACATCCCAG GAGACGTTGCAAGAGTGAACGGCCAGTTGGCAGTTTCTCGAGCTTTTGGAGATAAGAACCTCAAATCACACTTGCGATCTGACCCTGACATCCAGAACACTGTTATTGACTCAGATGCTGAGATTCTCATCCTTGCTAGTGATGGTCTATGGAAG GTCATGTCTAATCAAGAAGCAGTTGATATAGCAAGAAAGACAAAAGACCCAGAAAAGGCAGCCAAGCAACTAGCAGCAGAGGCAGTGAAAAGAGACAGTAAGGATGACATCTCCTGCATTGTAGTTCGCTTCAAGGGGTAA
- the LOC110667546 gene encoding outer envelope protein 64, mitochondrial isoform X2 has product MTKPLGLIKAHASNPKLWVVIGVTVAGIAVLAETRRRRRKAVLMNREDFGAFVERFEILPFPQPPPPAAKQSLYGLTFAIEDIFDLKDYVTGFGNPDWRRTHDVAEKMAVVVTALLKNGATCVGKTVMDELAMGITGENMHYGTPINPQMSLFVPGGSSSGSAVAVAAELVDFALGTDTIGCIRIPAAFCGIFGYRPSHGTVSMIGAIPNSQSLDTIGCFARDPSVLHRVGHALLQLNAVEPRRARRLMFADDLFQLSKVPKQKTEYVISKAIGNLSGYQLPKHMNLGQYIASNVPSLKGFYEESTNLQNGTSALKAISSVMVSLQRYEFKTNHEEWIKSVKPKLAPDVSNHVLVAINTKYENIKTLYKIRSEMRACLQSLLKDDGILVIPTVSDPPFKLNAKKGYSTESRDRAFILSGIAGMSGCCQVTIPLGKHDGCPISVSFISYHGADKFLLDTVLDMYSSLQEQVGIVSNLAPFPDTNGNMDASELLKEKGNAAFKGKQWNKAVNYYTEAIKLNGTNATYYCNRAAAYLELGCFQQAEEDCSKAISLDKKNVKAYLRRGTARESLLFYKEAAQDFKHALVLEPQNKVASLAERRLRKLMS; this is encoded by the exons ATGACCAAGCCGCTGGGTCTGATCAAAGCACATGCCTCCAACCCCAAGTTATGGGTGGTGATCGGTGTGACTGTAGCCGGGATCGCCGTGCTGGCGGAGACCCGGCGGCGGAGGCGGAAGGCGGTGTTGATGAACCGGGAGGACTTTGGAGCATTCGTTGAAAGATTCGAGATTCTTCCtttccctcagcctcctcctccagCCGCCAAGCAGTCTCTATATGGCCTCACATTTGCCATCGAGGACAT ATTTGATTTGAAGGATTATGTGACGGGATTTGGGAATCCTGATTGGAGGAGAACGCATGATGTTGCTGAGAAGATGGCAGTGGTAGTGACTGCTTTGTTGAAGAATGGAGCTACTTGTGTTGGCAAGACTGTTATGGATGAATTAGCAATGGG GATAACTGGTGAGAATATGCATTATGGAACTCCTATCAATCCCCAAATGTCATTATTTGTCCCTGGAGGTTCTTCTAGTGGATCAGCTGTGGCTGTTGCGGCTGAGCTTGTGGATTTTGCTCTGG GTACTGATACAATTGGTTGCATTAGAATTCCAGCAGCATTTTGTGGTATCTTTGGCTATCGACCATCCCATGGGACTGTATCTATGATTGGTGCTATTCCAAATTCACAAAGTTTGGACACTATTG GATGTTTTGCACGTGATCCTTCTGTATTGCATCGTGTTGGACATGCTTTACTGCAACTAAATGCTGTGGAACCTAGAAGAGCAAGGCGCCTCATGTTTGCTGATGATCTTTTTCAGTTGTCTAAGGTTCCCAAGCAGAAGACTGAATATGTTATTAGCAAAGCAATTGGAAATCTATCTGGGT ACCAGCTTCCAAAGCATATGAACTTGGGTCAGTATATTGCTTCCAATGTACCAAGTCTTAAAGGATTCTACGAAGAATCTACAAACCTGCAAAATGGAACATCTGCTTTGAAAGCTATCTCCTCTGTGATGGTTTCATTACAAAG ATATGAATTCAAAACAAATCATGAAGAATGGATTAAATCAGTGAAACCGAAGTTAGCACCTGATGTCTCTAATCATGTTCTTGTAGCTATTAATACTAAATATGAAAACATAAAGACATTGTACAAAATCAGGTCTGAGATGCGAGCTTGCCTACAAAGTCTCTTAAAG GATGATGGGATATTAGTTATTCCCACAGTTTCAGATCCTCCCTTTAAGCTTAATGCAAAGAAAGGGTATTCCACAGAGTCTCGTGATAGAGCATTTATACTATCAGGCATTGCAGGCATGTCTGGGTGTTGTCAG GTTACCATTCCCTTGGGAAAGCATGATGGTTGCCCGATCTCTGTTTCATTTATCTCGTACCATGGAGCTGATAAGTTTCTTCTTGATACTGTTTTGGACATGTACTCATCTCTTCAAGAGCAAGTTGGCATTGTTTCTAATTTAGCACCGTTTCCAGATACCAATGGAAATATGGATGCGTCTGAACTTCTAAAAGAAAAG GGCAATGCAGCATTTAAGGGAAAGCAGTGGAACAAGGCTGTCAATTACTACACTGAAGCTATTAAATTGAATGGGACAAATGCAACTTACTATTGCAACCGGGCTGCAGCTTACTTAGAATTAGGATG CTTTCAGCAAGCTGAAGAAGACTGCAGCAAGGCAATATCACTTGATAAAAAG AATGTAAAGGCATATTTGAGGCGTGGAACAGCTAGAGAATCACTTCTCTTCTATAAAGAAGCTGCTCAAG ATTTCAAGCATGCTCTTGTTCTTGAACCACAGAACAAGGTAGCTAGTCTTGCTGAAAGAAGACTCAGAAAACTGATGAGTTGA
- the LOC110667546 gene encoding outer envelope protein 64, mitochondrial isoform X1 — protein MTKPLGLIKAHASNPKLWVVIGVTVAGIAVLAETRRRRRKAVLMNREDFGAFVERFEILPFPQPPPPAAKQSLYGLTFAIEDIFDLKDYVTGFGNPDWRRTHDVAEKMAVVVTALLKNGATCVGKTVMDELAMGITGENMHYGTPINPQMSLFVPGGSSSGSAVAVAAELVDFALGTDTIGCIRIPAAFCGIFGYRPSHGTVSMIGAIPNSQSLDTIGCFARDPSVLHRVGHALLQLNAVEPRRARRLMFADDLFQLSKVPKQKTEYVISKAIGNLSGYQLPKHMNLGQYIASNVPSLKGFYEESTNLQNGTSALKAISSVMVSLQRYEFKTNHEEWIKSVKPKLAPDVSNHVLVAINTKYENIKTLYKIRSEMRACLQSLLKDDGILVIPTVSDPPFKLNAKKGYSTESRDRAFILSGIAGMSGCCQVTIPLGKHDGCPISVSFISYHGADKFLLDTVLDMYSSLQEQVGIVSNLAPFPDTNGNMDASELLKEKGNAAFKGKQWNKAVNYYTEAIKLNGTNATYYCNRAAAYLELGCFQQAEEDCSKAISLDKKNVKAYLRRGTARESLLFYKEAAQENGTALLKIQSKVYFFQYTHFGQKKTRKIGEPLGLCIAFCSNHCILKVFSVHVFPY, from the exons ATGACCAAGCCGCTGGGTCTGATCAAAGCACATGCCTCCAACCCCAAGTTATGGGTGGTGATCGGTGTGACTGTAGCCGGGATCGCCGTGCTGGCGGAGACCCGGCGGCGGAGGCGGAAGGCGGTGTTGATGAACCGGGAGGACTTTGGAGCATTCGTTGAAAGATTCGAGATTCTTCCtttccctcagcctcctcctccagCCGCCAAGCAGTCTCTATATGGCCTCACATTTGCCATCGAGGACAT ATTTGATTTGAAGGATTATGTGACGGGATTTGGGAATCCTGATTGGAGGAGAACGCATGATGTTGCTGAGAAGATGGCAGTGGTAGTGACTGCTTTGTTGAAGAATGGAGCTACTTGTGTTGGCAAGACTGTTATGGATGAATTAGCAATGGG GATAACTGGTGAGAATATGCATTATGGAACTCCTATCAATCCCCAAATGTCATTATTTGTCCCTGGAGGTTCTTCTAGTGGATCAGCTGTGGCTGTTGCGGCTGAGCTTGTGGATTTTGCTCTGG GTACTGATACAATTGGTTGCATTAGAATTCCAGCAGCATTTTGTGGTATCTTTGGCTATCGACCATCCCATGGGACTGTATCTATGATTGGTGCTATTCCAAATTCACAAAGTTTGGACACTATTG GATGTTTTGCACGTGATCCTTCTGTATTGCATCGTGTTGGACATGCTTTACTGCAACTAAATGCTGTGGAACCTAGAAGAGCAAGGCGCCTCATGTTTGCTGATGATCTTTTTCAGTTGTCTAAGGTTCCCAAGCAGAAGACTGAATATGTTATTAGCAAAGCAATTGGAAATCTATCTGGGT ACCAGCTTCCAAAGCATATGAACTTGGGTCAGTATATTGCTTCCAATGTACCAAGTCTTAAAGGATTCTACGAAGAATCTACAAACCTGCAAAATGGAACATCTGCTTTGAAAGCTATCTCCTCTGTGATGGTTTCATTACAAAG ATATGAATTCAAAACAAATCATGAAGAATGGATTAAATCAGTGAAACCGAAGTTAGCACCTGATGTCTCTAATCATGTTCTTGTAGCTATTAATACTAAATATGAAAACATAAAGACATTGTACAAAATCAGGTCTGAGATGCGAGCTTGCCTACAAAGTCTCTTAAAG GATGATGGGATATTAGTTATTCCCACAGTTTCAGATCCTCCCTTTAAGCTTAATGCAAAGAAAGGGTATTCCACAGAGTCTCGTGATAGAGCATTTATACTATCAGGCATTGCAGGCATGTCTGGGTGTTGTCAG GTTACCATTCCCTTGGGAAAGCATGATGGTTGCCCGATCTCTGTTTCATTTATCTCGTACCATGGAGCTGATAAGTTTCTTCTTGATACTGTTTTGGACATGTACTCATCTCTTCAAGAGCAAGTTGGCATTGTTTCTAATTTAGCACCGTTTCCAGATACCAATGGAAATATGGATGCGTCTGAACTTCTAAAAGAAAAG GGCAATGCAGCATTTAAGGGAAAGCAGTGGAACAAGGCTGTCAATTACTACACTGAAGCTATTAAATTGAATGGGACAAATGCAACTTACTATTGCAACCGGGCTGCAGCTTACTTAGAATTAGGATG CTTTCAGCAAGCTGAAGAAGACTGCAGCAAGGCAATATCACTTGATAAAAAG AATGTAAAGGCATATTTGAGGCGTGGAACAGCTAGAGAATCACTTCTCTTCTATAAAGAAGCTGCTCAAG AAAATGGTACAGCATTATTGAAGATTCAATCAAAGGTGTACTTCTTTCAGTACACACATTTTGGGCAAAAGAAAACAAGAAAGATTGGTGAACCTCTCGGTTTGTGCATAGCTTTTTGTTCTAATCATTGTATTTTAAAGGTTTTTTCGGTTCATGTTTTTCCTTATTAG